The sequence gccaacctaaaaggaaagaaaaagaaagagaattaagcctacaacaaagatagcaaagcaagtagaacataggcgggggctaatgccaaataagagtaagattctcactacatgttagctacgcatgtaagtgagagagcaatataggcaaagggcatatcaattaatacttgatgcaagagtaatgtcaaagcatgaagagaactcaaaagcatcaagttcgactagaaagagtgggtaatgaaagacatgcaagttcatatcaatgcgcAAAGAATAttagagtcatacaagattaagcattgattttaaaatttcatcacccaacaatatcaaacaagtcaagaagcaccaagattaaccaagaaattctcaacaattgagtaagaaaattcaacaccattattcaaataagtagctcaaaaaaaaaaaaaagaaggtaaaaacaagctataaaaacaaaatgaaaatgcaaagaataaaagtatgcgaatgcaatggacaaaagaaaatggaagatgagaaaaaaactcttttatttttatttttttttgcgaCGCAGACGCGTTATGCACGCCCACGCGCCGATGCGCAGATTGGcagaaggacgcgtacgcgtcatgcatgctTACACGCGGATCacctggcacaaagtaggcataaagtgggcacaactctcgggttttagtacTAGGAGATGTGAAACCACGCCGACGCGCGCGCACACAGCGCGCTTGCATGCCAatgccccctttttttttaaatgcttAGAACAAAAACAGGGTACTTTCCTAATCTACAagaattctaaaacaatcaaaaatcaaatttaacaacaaatctttttggtttttgaaaaatttttaaatacactaaaaacaaaacttatactagaAGCAAAATGcaatctaacaacaactattctaatcaaagcatgaatgcaacaaacaacctatcaataaaagcaaaatgcataagagtgtagaaaataagaagaactacctataatggcaactcaattcattcattgattatatatacaagagaatggaaagagtttaccatggtggggtgtctcccacctagcacttttagtttaagtccttaagttggacatttgaaaagctccttgttatggtggcttatgcttgtactcatcttgaaacttccaccaatgcttggacttcaagtaagctccaaaattcaaaatcaatggcaccaagctttgatgaagttccacacaagctaagggcttccaaaatcggtcttcatatattcccggatcccaaatcttgtttctacacccatcttcaagttgatcatcacaattccaattgggtgagaagtgatccgaattctcaagtaaacaccaaagcatctccctagacccctttagttgagaactataccaaccattgcacttagactttaagcttccaaccataaggaaccttgattggcatttccacccactactcaatttccttttgttcttaaccccacaaagagctctaagttgcccatcattttcaatcaaaccatattcaagtgggaaagtaaagattagagataagaattttccccggcaatggcgccattttgatgatgagATTTTGTCgtgtcggtttagaatttctcttatagaaataagaactttgttgtaagcatagctccaaaccaacaaacaattctcacataaaaaattttggttgtcactagtacaaatcccaaataagaattaaccaaagtatttgaacttcgggtcatctcacaaggaattgcaatgaaatgaatgattattggctattaaggaacaaaggggtttgatttttatatttttgcaagaaattaaatgaaaagaaagtaaaataacaagaactaataaaataagggaaaagtaatcttggctagacatatgcaattgagatcaccatccttgtctacaaaccaaatattgataattatgaggaaccaagctcattaagtttacttctattcttgaagtatatcaaatggcttaatcaacatcaacccataaatcccaacctatctactaattagattagtagtaggttagtgtcaatgggtatcaaattgaccaccaagggttctcaaatccccaattcaatgagacccaataactcaaggtcactcaattcccttagcctaggccaagagtcaagaaaactactcaaaaactaaagaaaacattctatcaaacacctagtgtgcaataaaagtaaacatcacaaaatgctaaaattaatgaaacccataactatcataagcaagaaatcaataatagcaagcaagatcaacataaaagaaatatagaaacatgaaattgcattaaaaggaaattagatccaacaatgttcatcaatataaaagagagtaaaataagaaattaacaagagaaactaagaagattaagacaatagaacactaaaacataaagagaattgaaatcaaaacaagaattgaaagatgaatttgagagtgattaacctaaactgccctaaattctagagagaagggagagcttctctctctagaattctaacctacaacatgatgcaaaaactaaactatgactacttggttcattcccctctCAATCCtttggttcaatagcatcagaaatgagttggattggacccaaaatgagctacaaattgCCCCCAATGAGTTGCCCAAAATGGACCCACGCTGATCCATCGGCATGTGCGCGTCATGTGTGCATACATGCCTATATACGTCAGAAAACtatggcaaaatttatataattttgaagccccggatgttagctttccaacgcaactagaaccgcctcatttggacctttgtatctcaagttatggttgattgagtgcgaagaggtcaggcttgacagctttgcggttccttcgtttcttcatgagttctcccactttgcatgcttttctccccacttcttccatccaatacttgccttatgaacctagaatcactcaacaaatatatcaaggtatcaaatggaattaaagtgaactaaatttagctattttaaggcctaaaaagcatgttttcacacttaagcacaaatctagggagaattacaaaagcatgctatttcattgaataaatgtgagaaaagttgataaaatttcccaaatcaagtacaAGATTAACCacaaaatcagggtttatcactcggcatgatagttcctctcaaccatggcggagaacacaagttcacagaagcggttggggaaccttgaagaatcctttgccggtttgcgcttctctttttcatcaataggagcggatGCCTTCaccttcttagataggggtttggctcgtAGTATAGGGTGTGCCTTGGAGGTTGACTTTTGGGGTGCCCTCCTTTTGGCCGatttccttgaagctttctccttgcctttcttggtggccatcctgaaaaaggaagggaaaaagggaaaacattaaacccaaagaatcatctcaacGAAAATATACAAGTGAGAGGTAGTTCCCAAAAGAAATTGTGCAACAAAATGATTATAGaggcatgggtcacaacacttggcatgggatgcaagagtgagtaaagcatgcaatttggcatgagaagaataatctcaagcatccataacaaagagcaagtcatgttcaatgagtatctaattagcaagcatAAAGCAAAGTGGATTCAGTGCACTTAGAAgagagcaagtgaatgaggatgAAGCACCAAATTGAAGGTATATgactaaaataaaccaaaatggcattcgtgcatttcctcgaacacttggcgtgcagttatcaagcaatgagcaattttAGAGgcccaaaataaaatattaatcatCACACAACATCACCTACTTACAAAGATAATGAAAGAAAACAAGAAGATCTAACAAAGCAAATTAAAACTCAAGTCCAACGTCcatggaaaagaaagaaaaggaaaagtaaacAAGCGAAAAAGCAAGTAGTAtaatcatgcaactaaaagagaaatTACGAGAATCAACAAAAAGAAATATGTAACTAGAAGAAGAGAGCAAGAAATGAGATgtagaagaagtagaaccttgagaagtgtaaaagaacaagGTGGAGTTttctttgtgaaaaaaaaaataagaaggagaaacatgagatgtagtgccaccggaGGTGGTGGTGGTCGCCAGTGGGTGGCCGGAGACGGTGGTGGTGGATtatggaagaggaagaagagagaagaggtggtggaagaaagaagaagaaaggaaaagaggtgaGAGAAGGAAAGAAGCAGGGTGCGCTAGCTTTAAAACTAGTTCGCGCAACAGACGCGCGCGCATGGTGCGCTTGTACGTCGGTGAGGGTTGGGCGAGGGATGCGTGCGCGTCAAGGGCACGTACGCGTGAAGACAGTTGGGTTTCTGGCACAgagttggcacaaagtaggcctaACTCTCAGGTTTTTTGTACCAGGGTTGGCATGCAGCACAGGCGCGTGGACGTGTCAAGTACGCTTGCGCGTCAATCACGGGCACAGAATAGGCACGAagttggcataactctctggtttttgtaccagagtggtCAGAGTGCACAACCGACGCACGCGCGCAGTGCGTTTGTGCGTCGATGGCTAAGTTACAGAGGGCGCGCAGGCGTCAtgcacgcttgcgcgtgggtgCCTAGCACGAAGTGGGCACAGggtgggcataactctcgggtttttgtaccaggagtgtgaAATGTGCCACCGGCGCGCGCGCACACAGTACGCTCGCGCGCGGATGCCTTCgttccctttttttttcaaacaacaTAGAAAGGGCTATTCTAATACATTCTTGGCAGGTGTTTAAGCTAGATAGTCAAGGAAacactcacaaattcatgcactatTCGAAACAAAGCATTTTCTCCAACTTCaataattcatccataccaagaaTGATGGaatctatatgaacatcctaataagtcaacaaaatcaacaaaaatatCATTCCtaagcaatcaacaacatcaagaagtcacaaaatGTACAAGAATCTAAAGCTAAAAGCAAGAAGGTATACACAAGAAGGATCTTACCAcagtggggtgcctcccaccaagcacttttctttaacgtccttcaGTTGGACGGTCCTTTGCTTAAGCTTCCTCTCCTCTTGGTGCATCCTCAAGTAGGAGCACTTCCACTTCTCTTGGtgacttgtagccatggtacttattcactctatgtccattgatgcgtggcagaagttaaccaatttagagatttTAATTAAGAGACagtgttgcacgtatagctcttaatcgGATAAGATCCGTCTCACCAATTTCAatggtgattgaactaactcttaccctcaggtcctagtcctctcccttaggggaggtctagtgttagtaggtatggaattagctaacaacgtccaattcaaccaagcacttgagcattctaactcaagtatcacctcttaatcaacccccatgtcaagtagaaattctactccattgacatgaaataaataatcataaaaatatgagaagacataattaaataaattaaaatagagaattaaaattaattaaaataaaaataacttcatatattaataatttcaaaatgtaacatacttatttgaatagagtcaatgagtaactaattaaaaataagggaataaggaaacaaactaaagtaatatcTTCGACGGAGGTAATGAccttcagcatccaaaaatccaagtAAAAGCATAAAACTATCAATGTAACGCAACTCTAAAAACTCAGATCGGAAACTAagtgtaatcctaatgtgatgaatctgaatgtgtgtggatgcctcttgagtctctgcatgttcgctaggtttagtctgtgtttttgggcaaaaaactgggtcaaaaagtggcccgaaatcgcccccagcgtattctgttatttttgcagatcgcgcaggtcactcgtacgcgtcgtccatgcgttcgcgttagtcagtgattttccttgtcacgcgttcgcgtggttcacgcgttcgcgtggttcacgcgttcgcatcactcGTGCAGACTctaatccacgcgtttgcgtcaggcacgcatccgcgtcattgcGAATTCTCCATTTCGCATGtccgcgtgggccatgcgctcgtgtcattcctcgctggtcatctccttagtttcttgtgttcttttcatttttgcaagcctcctctccaatttccaagtcattcatgccctatgaagcctgaaacacttaacacacggatcacgacatcgaatgggataaaggagaattaaaatacataattaaaagtctctaggaagcaagttttcaaccatagagtaattttgggaaggaattgtaaatacatgctaatcatatgaataagtgggtaaagaattgataaaaccacacaattaaacacaatataaaccataaaataatggtttatcatccattcactttgaaagttgtgTCACTTTGAGGGTCAGACAATTCCActactccatagggctttatctccttcaccttgaaggcTCCTTCCCATATAGAGCGGAGCTTTCCAGGCATAAATcgaagcctcgagttgtagaggaggacctcatcaccttcttgaaaatcttTCCTTCGGATGTGGTGATCATGAAAGCctctagtcttttccttgtagatctgggcattctcatatgcctcCATTCTCAAGCattcaagctcctctagttgCAATTTCCTCGCCACACCTGCCTTGGTGAAATCCATGttacactgctttaccgcccaataggctttatgctcaatttccaccggaaggtggcatgccttaccatagacgatccggaagggactcatccccaacggagtcttgtaggccgtcctatacgcccatagtgcatctctcagccggaggctccaatccttcctttgtggatttacCACTTTTTCCATGATTCTCTTAATCTTCCGgctggacacttccgcttgtccgttggtttgtgggtgataagcagtggcaactttatgcaataccccatagcgcttgagcagtgcctctactttcctgttacaaaaatgggatccttggtcgctcacgattgctcgtggcgacccataacggcatacgatattatttctaataaaagaaatgacggtattggcgccatcaaggcgggtaggtatggcttctacccactttgacacgtagtcaaccgctaacagaatatatagatacccacttgagttgggaaacggtcccataaagtcaatgtcctatacatcaaatatctcacagaacaacataggttgctgaggcatctcatgCCTTTGGGACGtatttcccgacttctgacattGATGGCACGGCTCacagaaccggttagcatccttgaataaggttggccactagaatccacaatccaacacctttttagctgtcctctgtgggccaaagtggccaccatattcggacgaatggcaagcttcaagaatgggttgaatttcagattctgggacacatcttcgaattacttggtccactcccttcttccacaagtgagggtcatcccaaatgtagtatttggaatcactcctcaacttgtctctttggtgtttagaaaagttaagagggaagatttttgcaaccaagtagttcgccattggtgcaaaccaaggaaagctatccaacacagcatgcaaactatccaatgggaatgagtcatcgatcagaaatgggtcaaattttaaattctcaaggcaacttaaatgatctgcaaccaagttttgagatccactccgatccctaatctcaatgtcgaattcttggaaaagcaagatccaacgtatgagtctaggttttgactcattctttgtcaataagtacttcaaagctgcatgattcgtgtataccactatcttggactCTAGCAAGTAAGacctgaatttatctaaagcatgaacaatagctaggagttccttttctgtagtggtatagttggattgtgctgcatccaatgttttagaagagtaagcaatgacataaggaagtttaccatcgcgctgtgcaagcacggcacctacagcatggtttgacgcatcgcacattatctcgaatggctgcGTCCAGTTGGGgtctcgcacaatcggtgctgtggtaagaactctccttaactcttcaaacgcattcacacatgcactgtcaaactcaaagtccacatctttttggaggaGGCGCGACAATAGCAaggcaatcttgctgaaatccttaataaagcgcctgtaaaatcctgcatgtcccaaaaacgagcggaccgcCCTCACAGATGAGgagtgaggtaaagtggtgataatatcgaccttggccgggtctacagaaatgccttcactagaTACTACATGCCCCAATactataccttgtcttaccataaagtggcatttttcaaagttcaagacaaggttagtgtcaacacatctagctaagaccttggccaagttctctaagcaacaatcaaatgaaattccataaacactgaagtcatccataaagacttccagacaattctctatcagatcggaaaagacacttgtcatacaccgctgaaaagtagcaggtgcattgcatagtccgaatggcatccttttgtaggcaaaggtgccaaaaggacaagtgaatgtggtcttttcctgatcttcaggggcaatgtgaatctggaagtaaccagtgaatccatcaagaaagcaataatgggatttttccgccaaacggtccaacatctgatcgataaagggtAAAGGGTAGTGTTCCTTCCTTGTAGCagcgttcaatcttctataatcgatgcacactcgccacgcattttgtactctcttggtgaccacttcaccatcatcctttttaaccgcagtgatgattgatttcttgggaacaacctggaccggactcacccactcactgtcagaaattgggtatatgatacccgcctcaagtagcctagtgacttccttctttaccacatcaaggatggtcgggttgagcctcctttgcggttgcctaaccggccgagctccctcttggagaaatatacgatgcatgAACTTgcggggtcaatccccacaatattggctaggctccaaccaattgccttcttgtactttcttagaacatctaggagcttcccttcttcttcactagaaagctcactagtaataatgaccggaaacctttggttgtcctctaagaaagcatacttcaaatgagatggaagaggcttcagttcactctttgcctcaagctgaggttccttttcatcaagctcacggagttcattcctaacaactttctcttgttcacccttttggtcatccgtctcttcaacaatagaGTAGCATAACTTGTGGTTTTCTTTTCGCACTTCCACTACCACTTCttcgattacatcacatcggagaacggaatgctcttcggaaggatgcttcatggcttcttccaaattaaacttgatagtcttgtctctgacctcaaaggaatatgtgccggtgaaggcatctaacttgaatttagaggtcttaaggaagtgtctaccaagtagaacggaggatgagcttctattttctattggagGCATTTCACGGATTAAAAGTCAACCGGGAAGACCAagtccttgatcgccacaagtacatcttctgctattcccatcacagtgatcacacttttgtcggctaaggcaaacttcaccgccgacttctttaatggagctaaattcaaccgcacaaagatagaaagcggcatgatgcttacgcaaaCCCCTAGATCACatatacagtcatgaaaagtgctCCCACCAATACGACAAGACACCAGACAAGGCCCATGGTCACCACATTTTTTTGAAATTggctccatcaaggaagaaattgaactacccaaggataatgtctccaactctcctatcctatccttgtgtgtatgatgagcggataatttatacgctttttggcattgtttttagtatgtttttagtaggatctagttacttttagggatgttttcattagtttttatgttaaattcacatttctggactttactatgagtttgtgtgtttttctatgatttcaggtattttctggctgaaattgagggacttgagcagaaatcagattcagaggttgaagaaggactgctgatgctgttggattttgacctccctgcactcaaagtggattttctggagctacagaactcgaaatggcgcgcttccaattgcgttggaaagtagacatccagggaaagaaagagcgatgaattttacatagttaaagtgtaatcacaatttctgcgcaccaagtttttggcgccgttgccggggattgtttgagcctggacatcacaatttcatgcaccaagtttttggcgccgttgccggagattgtttgagtttggacaactgacggttcatcttgttgctcagattaggtaattttctttctcagattaggtaattttctttttattttattttcaaaagaaaaaaattttcaaaaatatttctaaaaattttctcatctgttttcgaaaataatataaaaatgttttccaaaaaattttagattcaaaatttttaagaatgaattctagtgtttcatgaagcatgtgaagcctggctggctgtaaagccatatctaaattcttttggactgaggcttccaaccatcagctgttttacgactgtagggtatgtcaggcatgtcatgtctgatttacatgctgaagcttggctggccattggccatgtctagtgttttggaccggagctttca is a genomic window of Arachis ipaensis cultivar K30076 chromosome B06, Araip1.1, whole genome shotgun sequence containing:
- the LOC107646869 gene encoding uncharacterized protein LOC107646869; amino-acid sequence: MDFTKAGVARKLQLEELECLRMEAYENAQIYKEKTRGFHDHHIRRKDFQEGDEVLLYNSRLRFMPGKLRSIWEGAFKVKEIKPYGVVELSDPQSDTTFKVNG